From a single Lentisphaera profundi genomic region:
- the rsmD gene encoding 16S rRNA (guanine(966)-N(2))-methyltransferase RsmD: MRIIGGAARGIRLEAGDNPATRPTTDRLKETLFNMIGCLQGDVVVDVFAGSGALGLEALSRGAKKVYFIENDRHTMRVIENNYEKVKKSMRAECGEVVFLNSDWRQALMNISNEVDVFISDPPYGEDSELAKELIESEQLVKAGHGESFLVIEHLTISQLISDRWKQVKVKHCRPTSFSFFTRVDSRG, encoded by the coding sequence ATGAGAATAATAGGTGGGGCAGCAAGGGGTATTCGTCTGGAAGCAGGAGATAATCCTGCCACTCGTCCTACAACGGATCGTTTGAAAGAAACTCTATTTAATATGATAGGTTGTCTCCAGGGTGATGTGGTAGTGGATGTTTTTGCCGGTTCAGGAGCATTGGGTCTTGAGGCGCTTTCTCGAGGAGCTAAAAAAGTTTATTTTATTGAAAATGATCGTCATACTATGCGGGTCATTGAGAATAATTATGAGAAAGTTAAGAAATCCATGCGAGCAGAATGTGGAGAGGTGGTGTTTCTTAATAGTGACTGGCGGCAAGCATTAATGAATATATCTAATGAGGTAGATGTTTTTATCAGCGACCCGCCTTATGGCGAGGACAGTGAATTAGCTAAAGAACTTATAGAGAGTGAGCAATTAGTTAAAGCGGGTCATGGAGAGAGTTTTTTGGTGATTGAGCATTTAACAATAAGTCAATTGATATCAGATAGGTGGAAACAGGTGAAAGTGAAGCATTGTAGACCCACTAGTTTTTCATTTTTTACGCGAGTTGATTCTCGTGGATAG
- a CDS encoding TorF family putative porin produces MTKKFIFALLTASSFAAIAQEEAPAAEMTTSEESALSLNATIGYTSRYVWRGLTFGKESAQADISATYDAGDIGSFNLGLWGTLDLTDEVNDEELNFTEVDIYAGWEKSFDIITLGAGVINYQFPGETGSGNAATTEVYASVALDVILAPSVTVYYDVEEADGDAIYVSTGIGHDFDLGFSTLSVGGAIGWANSDGGDFLYGSGDGFTDVAATVSLNFDLTESLSMSPFVSYTALIEDAKDANGNDNEEIFGGINLSYSF; encoded by the coding sequence ATGACTAAAAAATTCATATTCGCACTACTCACAGCGTCATCTTTCGCCGCTATAGCTCAAGAAGAAGCTCCTGCAGCTGAAATGACAACATCAGAAGAGTCTGCACTTAGCCTTAATGCTACTATTGGATACACGAGCCGTTATGTATGGCGTGGTCTTACTTTTGGTAAAGAATCAGCACAAGCTGACATCTCAGCAACTTACGACGCTGGTGACATCGGTTCATTCAACCTAGGCCTATGGGGCACACTCGACCTTACTGATGAAGTCAACGACGAAGAACTCAACTTCACAGAAGTCGATATCTACGCTGGTTGGGAAAAATCTTTCGACATCATTACTCTTGGTGCTGGTGTAATCAACTACCAATTCCCTGGTGAAACTGGCTCTGGTAATGCTGCAACAACTGAAGTATATGCATCTGTTGCTCTTGACGTTATTCTTGCTCCATCAGTAACTGTCTACTACGATGTAGAAGAAGCTGATGGCGATGCTATCTATGTCAGTACTGGAATTGGTCACGATTTCGACCTCGGTTTCTCTACCCTTTCAGTAGGTGGTGCAATTGGTTGGGCAAACAGCGATGGTGGCGACTTCCTTTATGGCTCAGGCGATGGCTTCACAGATGTTGCTGCAACTGTTTCACTCAACTTTGACTTAACTGAAAGTCTCAGTATGTCACCTTTCGTATCTTATACTGCTCTTATCGAAGATGCTAAAGATGCAAATGGTAACGACAACGAAGAAATCTTCGGTGGTATTAACTTAAGCTACTCTTTCTAA
- a CDS encoding S1C family serine protease: protein MSNLWTKIFMAGVLFSGASCVSEYQQPIKAGVFLGDEAQSLKGKQLQDILKVRNEFKEKLQVNDISRIASQSKRAVLNLFINGQSQKNLHLLPSFLPGPKVKVAVKGQSLGSGFCIHPDGYIISNEHVVRNGEVISAIDSMGKRYELEVLAEEPSKDLALLRIKNFQGAFPYLEMCSVNRDLEGDLVIAIGNPYGFGHSVTMGIVSQQHRDLSSFMNEEAQNISYLQTDAAINPGSSGGPLVSLVRGWVGVNTAQIPETNSLNFAVPNSAVVEFLLKVLKEVN, encoded by the coding sequence ATGTCGAATCTATGGACAAAGATTTTTATGGCAGGAGTTCTTTTTAGTGGAGCTTCCTGTGTGAGTGAATATCAACAGCCAATCAAAGCAGGTGTATTTTTAGGGGATGAAGCACAGTCTTTAAAGGGCAAGCAGTTACAAGATATTTTGAAAGTTCGTAATGAGTTTAAAGAGAAGCTGCAAGTGAATGATATTTCACGTATCGCAAGTCAATCAAAACGAGCCGTTTTGAATTTGTTTATAAATGGTCAATCACAAAAAAATCTGCACTTGTTACCATCTTTTTTACCGGGTCCCAAAGTGAAAGTAGCCGTTAAGGGGCAAAGCCTAGGGTCTGGTTTTTGTATTCATCCAGATGGCTATATTATCTCTAATGAGCATGTCGTTCGCAATGGGGAGGTTATTTCCGCCATTGACTCTATGGGTAAGCGTTATGAATTGGAGGTTTTAGCAGAAGAGCCTAGTAAAGACTTGGCTTTATTGAGGATAAAAAATTTCCAGGGAGCATTTCCTTATTTAGAGATGTGTTCTGTTAATCGAGACCTTGAAGGAGACTTGGTGATTGCGATAGGTAATCCCTATGGTTTTGGTCATTCAGTTACAATGGGGATTGTCTCTCAGCAGCATAGAGATTTATCTAGTTTTATGAATGAAGAAGCTCAGAATATTTCTTATCTCCAAACAGATGCAGCCATAAACCCTGGCTCTTCAGGAGGGCCTTTAGTTTCTTTAGTGCGTGGTTGGGTGGGCGTGAATACAGCTCAGATTCCTGAGACGAATAGTTTGAATTTTGCGGTGCCAAATTCAGCCGTAGTGGAGTTTCTTTTAAAGGTATTGAAAGAAGTTAATTAA
- a CDS encoding fumarylacetoacetate hydrolase family protein — MNKILTWIDNTPLPSSNNKIFCIGRNYKAHAHELGNELPQEPVIFMKGSNAISSLSPHFSLPENRGLIHHELEIALLIGETLKNASEEECRQAIIGIGLGLDLTLRELQNHLKSKQLPWERAKSFDGSAPISNFIPISQNTDLQNLYFSLKVNDEYRQQGWTGDMIFPCTKLLSFISQEFTVDAGDIILTGTPKGVSELKAKDTLECTIQGQQTHYSVVV; from the coding sequence ATGAATAAGATTCTCACTTGGATTGACAACACGCCTCTACCATCCTCAAATAATAAAATCTTTTGCATTGGTCGCAACTACAAAGCCCACGCACATGAACTAGGCAATGAACTCCCTCAAGAACCCGTGATATTCATGAAAGGCTCAAACGCAATAAGCTCCCTAAGTCCTCACTTTTCCTTACCTGAAAATCGTGGCTTAATTCATCATGAGCTAGAAATTGCATTGCTCATTGGAGAAACTTTAAAAAATGCTTCAGAAGAAGAATGTCGACAAGCTATCATTGGCATTGGCTTAGGACTCGACCTCACACTAAGAGAATTACAAAATCACTTGAAATCAAAACAATTGCCTTGGGAACGAGCTAAGAGCTTTGATGGTAGCGCTCCCATAAGCAACTTTATCCCTATCTCACAAAACACTGATTTACAAAACTTATATTTTTCTCTTAAAGTAAACGATGAATACCGTCAGCAAGGATGGACCGGTGATATGATATTCCCCTGTACAAAACTCTTAAGTTTCATATCACAGGAATTCACTGTTGACGCGGGAGACATCATCCTTACAGGGACTCCGAAAGGTGTATCAGAACTCAAAGCTAAGGATACGCTTGAATGCACCATACAAGGACAGCAAACTCACTACTCAGTCGTTGTATAG
- a CDS encoding FHA domain-containing protein translates to MSNRTYQCHACNRVNNYNQKFCNNCETPAAVAALRSTGKDILPCDFLFALLPIEQSVGSGIHSDVLLPLNDIPAHHCNLEFSRDLFTITSPASHLAIRLNGKAIKVNQKYRLEHGCLISFANEEFELIYFNKKTAAQNYKNLNSKTWLIMP, encoded by the coding sequence ATGTCTAACCGCACTTATCAATGCCATGCTTGTAATCGTGTCAATAATTACAATCAAAAATTTTGTAATAATTGCGAAACCCCTGCCGCAGTTGCTGCTCTCAGAAGCACCGGCAAAGATATTTTACCCTGCGATTTCCTCTTCGCTCTACTCCCCATTGAACAGTCTGTAGGCTCAGGCATTCATTCTGACGTACTCTTACCCCTCAATGACATTCCCGCTCATCATTGTAACTTGGAGTTTTCACGAGACTTATTCACCATCACTTCTCCAGCAAGTCATTTGGCTATTCGACTCAACGGCAAAGCCATTAAAGTTAACCAAAAATACCGACTTGAGCACGGTTGCTTAATAAGCTTCGCCAATGAGGAATTTGAACTTATTTACTTTAACAAAAAAACCGCAGCCCAAAACTACAAAAACCTAAACTCCAAGACCTGGCTTATAATGCCGTAA
- a CDS encoding GAF domain-containing protein, producing the protein MDCYSAEDIFSLSADTILLMTGLERAYGFLIENNNEEMNLREIIAKNSNFLPIKEKNFTISQSIVNKVLDNQNSVYISNADSNNNKSQSMFDFDIKTVICIPLSHTNEKLEKKLIGILYIDKQYSSHPLPSKLETSLKTIASMTANSILSIKNPSLAKMTPEFRQKYQFINSEIHNIKSTLSTSSKLINKFDYGNPSALKTILRECRKDLMRLTRTISPPIQHTTSKSIEEQTSHF; encoded by the coding sequence ATGGATTGCTACTCAGCGGAAGATATCTTTTCTTTAAGTGCGGATACTATTTTACTGATGACGGGCCTAGAACGTGCCTATGGCTTTCTCATTGAAAATAATAACGAAGAAATGAATCTCAGAGAGATCATAGCAAAAAATTCAAATTTCTTGCCTATCAAAGAAAAGAATTTTACCATTTCTCAATCCATAGTAAATAAAGTTTTAGATAACCAAAATTCCGTATACATCAGCAATGCCGATAGCAATAACAACAAATCACAATCTATGTTCGATTTCGATATAAAAACAGTCATCTGTATCCCACTCAGTCATACAAATGAAAAATTAGAAAAAAAACTGATCGGCATTTTATATATTGATAAACAATACAGTTCCCACCCCTTACCATCTAAACTTGAAACCAGCCTAAAAACAATCGCTTCGATGACCGCCAACTCAATACTTAGCATAAAGAATCCATCCCTAGCCAAAATGACACCTGAATTTAGACAAAAATACCAGTTTATCAATAGCGAGATTCACAATATAAAATCAACGCTAAGTACAAGTTCGAAACTTATTAATAAATTTGATTATGGAAATCCGAGCGCTTTAAAAACTATTCTTCGTGAATGTCGCAAGGACTTAATGCGATTGACAAGAACTATTTCACCTCCGATTCAGCACACTACAAGTAAAAGTATTGAGGAACAAACTAGCCATTTTTAA
- a CDS encoding 2Fe-2S iron-sulfur cluster binding domain-containing protein — MAYSILFSLSKKTIAYDPKANSFYSILDLADKAGLNIRRGCRSGHCGTCSVPLIKGKVEHIFGDKMANQSPPNILSCSFKPKSDLIIEA; from the coding sequence ATGGCTTACTCAATACTTTTCAGCTTATCTAAAAAAACTATAGCATACGACCCTAAGGCCAATAGTTTTTACTCAATCCTAGATTTAGCTGATAAAGCAGGACTTAACATACGTCGAGGATGCCGTAGCGGACATTGCGGCACTTGCTCCGTGCCTTTAATAAAAGGTAAAGTGGAACATATTTTTGGTGATAAAATGGCGAATCAATCTCCGCCAAATATCCTCTCTTGCTCTTTTAAACCCAAATCAGATTTAATCATAGAGGCCTAA
- a CDS encoding 4Fe-4S dicluster domain-containing protein — MENRRSLFRGFKNFGSLMRDVVHEHKEIKKEENKNPQAPAEFFRPPGALPENDFLNKCTQCNDCMEACTPGAIYKHFDPSSKANLTPIIAQEVIPCELCVDTPCVTACQEGALVLNEGEAPIVGKAQIYIDHCYSWNGEDPECSACSDACPLPEKAIQADSQGRMRVKSSLCNGCGLCTHVCPEYHNAIKIVPLTEERTTPQ, encoded by the coding sequence ATGGAAAATCGACGCAGTTTATTTCGAGGTTTTAAAAACTTTGGCTCGCTCATGCGTGATGTTGTACATGAGCACAAAGAAATTAAAAAAGAAGAAAATAAGAACCCCCAAGCTCCTGCCGAATTTTTTCGGCCTCCTGGGGCTTTACCTGAGAATGATTTTCTAAATAAATGCACACAATGTAACGATTGTATGGAAGCCTGTACTCCCGGCGCTATTTATAAACATTTTGACCCAAGCTCAAAAGCAAACTTAACGCCCATCATTGCCCAAGAGGTCATCCCTTGCGAGCTCTGTGTCGACACACCCTGTGTCACTGCCTGCCAAGAAGGCGCACTAGTCTTAAATGAAGGCGAAGCCCCCATTGTCGGCAAAGCACAGATCTACATCGATCATTGCTATTCATGGAACGGAGAGGATCCCGAGTGTTCCGCCTGTTCAGATGCTTGTCCTTTGCCCGAAAAAGCCATACAAGCAGATTCTCAAGGACGTATGCGCGTCAAATCATCGCTTTGCAATGGCTGCGGTCTCTGTACTCATGTATGTCCAGAGTACCACAATGCAATCAAAATCGTCCCTCTTACAGAAGAACGTACAACGCCTCAGTAA
- a CDS encoding RluA family pseudouridine synthase, whose amino-acid sequence MEIPEGFTHGWVVDEISECQRLDRYISVQLPDRSRTFLQKSLKEGAFELIRSGAKLPARISENVIEGDLVYYKMPDEQEESALLPEDIPLDIIYEDDDILVVNKPAGMVVHPGAGNHSGTLVNALLGRDLATFSSMDEGNSRPGIVHRLDKETSGVIIVAKSAKNLDKLSRSFARRDVEKYYVALCRGTIRVGRDTIKTNIGRSRSNRQKMENTNDANRGKEAISHYKVLADNNGASLVKLKIDTGRTHQIRVHMAGINHPIVGDKFYGVRRLDEKESPDRHILHAWRTRIIHPGTQEIMTFTAPLQDDFKEICDNFGIKFDA is encoded by the coding sequence ATGGAAATTCCAGAAGGTTTTACTCATGGATGGGTTGTGGATGAGATTTCCGAATGTCAGCGTTTAGATAGATATATTTCGGTACAGCTACCTGATCGTTCAAGAACGTTTTTACAGAAAAGTTTAAAAGAAGGTGCTTTTGAGCTCATTCGTTCAGGAGCAAAACTTCCTGCGCGAATATCTGAGAATGTGATTGAAGGAGATTTGGTTTATTATAAAATGCCAGATGAACAGGAAGAAAGTGCTTTGCTTCCCGAAGATATTCCCTTAGATATTATTTATGAAGATGATGATATTTTAGTTGTGAATAAGCCTGCTGGTATGGTGGTGCATCCTGGTGCAGGCAATCATTCCGGTACATTGGTTAACGCTTTGCTTGGCCGTGATTTAGCGACCTTTTCTTCAATGGATGAAGGTAATAGTCGTCCAGGTATAGTTCATCGCTTAGATAAAGAAACTTCCGGAGTTATTATTGTTGCGAAAAGCGCAAAGAATCTTGATAAATTAAGTCGCTCTTTTGCCCGTCGTGATGTAGAGAAGTACTACGTAGCACTTTGCCGTGGAACAATACGTGTAGGTCGTGATACGATTAAAACGAATATCGGTAGATCTCGCTCAAATAGGCAGAAGATGGAAAACACAAACGATGCAAATCGTGGTAAGGAAGCCATTAGTCATTATAAAGTTCTTGCAGATAATAATGGGGCCTCTTTGGTGAAGTTGAAAATTGATACTGGGCGAACGCATCAGATCCGAGTGCATATGGCGGGAATTAATCATCCGATCGTCGGCGATAAATTTTACGGAGTAAGACGTTTAGATGAAAAAGAATCTCCCGATCGCCATATATTACATGCTTGGAGAACGAGAATTATCCATCCAGGAACTCAAGAAATCATGACTTTTACAGCACCTTTACAGGATGATTTCAAAGAGATTTGTGATAATTTCGGGATCAAATTTGACGCTTAG
- the lgt gene encoding prolipoprotein diacylglyceryl transferase, with product MKEIFLEFDLFGTHITLRWFQVMAASGFLAALFLLKRRSKLYGQDPEKVETTLFYSMIGAILGARLLFVVRYWEENFANRPFSKVFAFQEGGLVFQGGLIGGLIIAYFVCRRNGIKFLTALDIAAPCIALAHAFGRVGCFLNGCCFGGKCDIQALAVQYPKGSFPWSDHLKRGLIEPSSDLSMAVHPAPLYAVFALVSICILLCYVSKKLAKPGMIFGLYFCVYSLWRFTVEFFRDDQDLTAGLSLAQYIALGTLALGCVIIALCRRNREYDFPKLEKD from the coding sequence ATGAAAGAAATTTTTTTAGAGTTCGATCTTTTTGGAACACATATAACACTACGATGGTTTCAGGTTATGGCTGCCAGTGGCTTTTTGGCTGCTTTGTTTCTATTAAAGAGACGATCAAAGCTTTATGGACAAGATCCAGAGAAGGTGGAGACCACGCTTTTTTACTCTATGATTGGGGCTATTTTGGGTGCACGCTTATTATTTGTTGTGCGTTATTGGGAGGAGAATTTTGCTAATCGCCCATTTTCGAAAGTTTTTGCTTTTCAGGAAGGAGGCTTGGTTTTTCAAGGAGGCTTGATCGGTGGTTTGATAATTGCCTACTTTGTCTGTAGACGTAATGGGATCAAGTTTTTGACAGCTTTAGATATAGCTGCGCCCTGTATAGCCTTGGCTCATGCCTTTGGGCGAGTGGGCTGTTTTCTTAATGGTTGTTGCTTCGGCGGGAAATGTGATATACAAGCTTTAGCAGTTCAGTACCCTAAAGGGAGTTTTCCTTGGTCAGATCACTTAAAGCGAGGTTTGATTGAGCCGAGTTCAGACTTGTCAATGGCAGTGCATCCAGCCCCCTTATATGCAGTGTTTGCTTTAGTGAGTATTTGTATTTTATTATGTTATGTAAGTAAGAAGCTAGCAAAGCCAGGGATGATTTTTGGATTATATTTTTGTGTTTATAGTCTTTGGCGCTTTACAGTAGAGTTTTTTCGTGACGATCAGGATTTAACTGCTGGTTTGTCTTTGGCGCAATATATTGCATTGGGTACATTAGCACTTGGTTGTGTAATAATTGCCTTGTGTCGTCGTAATCGGGAATATGATTTTCCCAAATTAGAGAAGGATTAG